Below is a genomic region from Tepidiforma bonchosmolovskayae.
ACGCGAGGCAGGACCAGCCGCCCATCGACTGGGCGACCAGGCGGACGGGCTGCCCGGGGGCGGCGGCATCGATCAGCGCGGCGAGGTCGTCGGCGAAGGCGCGGGCGCCGGGCTCGGGCGCGTCCTGGGTGGAGGGCGCGAAACCGCGGTGGGCGAAGACCAGGCAGCGGAAGTCGCGGGAGAAGGCGGGGATTTGCTGCCACCAGGAGAGGTGGTTACCGCCGAGGCCGTGGGCGAAGACGACGAGCGGAGCATCGGCGGGGCCGTGGAGGTCGTAGTAGATGCGGGCCCCGGGGCGTTCGAGCCATGCCATGGGGCGGATTCTACGCGGGAAGGCGCGTTGGGGCGGTTCGCCCTATGATGCTGCCGAAATTCCCTGCGCCCGAGGTTGGACCGCGTATGCCGTACGTTCCCACGCGCGACATCATCACCTACTACGAGGAAGCCGGTTCGGGTGAGCCGCTGGTGCTCATCCGGGGCCTCGGGAGCGACCTGCAGGCGTGGGCGCCGCAGGTGCCGCTGCTGGCGAAGCACTTCCGCGTGATTACGTACGACAACCGCGGCGCGGGGCGCACGGGGGCGCCGGACCGGCCGTACAGCATTGCGGGGATGGCGGACGACCTGGCGGCGCTGCTGGACGAGCTGAAGGTGGAGAAGGCGCACGTCCTCGGGTATTCAATGGGCGGGATGATTGCGCAGGAGTTTGCGCTGCGGCACCCGGGGCGGCTCGAGAAGCTCATCCTGCTGGCGACGACGGCGAAGCCGGACGGCTATGTGCGGGCGGTGGTCCAGTCGTTCATCACGGTGCGGCGGACGAACATTTCGCGTGAGGGGTTTGTGCGGACGCTGGCGCCGTACCTGTACACGGCGGAGCTGTTCGACGACGAGGAGCGGTACGAGCGCGCGATTCTCGTGAGCGTGCAGAACCCGTACGCGCAGCAGGACCATGCGTTCATCCGGCAGGCGCAGGCGATCCTGGCGCACGATACGAGCGGGCGGCTGGGGAGCATCAAGGCGCCGACGCTGGTGGTGACGAACCGGGACGACATCCTGATTCCGCCGCGGCACGGCGAAGCGCTGGCGAAGGGGATCCCCGGGGCGCAGCACCGTTCGCTCGACGGGGCGCATGCGGGGGTAACCGAGTACCCGGTGGAGCACTGCACGGCGTTTGCGGAGTTCCTCGGGGCGGCCGTCACGGCCTGAGGGGCGGGGCGGTAGCGGGGCGGGGCGGCATCCTGTTGCAAGGTTGCCGGGGGTCGTCGTATGTTGGAGGTGCTGGAAGGGACGGCGCCACGGAGGGTGGCGTACTCCAGCTCCCCACACGTCCAGGCTTCAGCACGAGCCCATTCGCGGAAGACCAGCGACACGAACCGCAGCGTCAGCCCACCCCACACGTCCTCGGGCGCCATCAGACACGCACACGGGAAGACCCTTGCAAGAGACCGAAGCCAACAACCTGATCCCTACGACCGATGCACCTGCCAGCGAAAACGGCCACACCGCGGAGGCGCCGGCGGCTCGCCGGCGGGTGAGCCGCACGCGGAAGGCGGAGCTGCCGCCTCCCGAGGTGCTGGAAAGCGCAGTGGACGTGGCCGCCCAGGCCGCGTCCGACGCCCCGCCGTCGCCGAACGGCAGCCAGGCAGCAGAGCACGAGGCGGCTGCGCCGCGGCGGCGGGTGCGGAGCCGTTCGGCTGCTGCCGGGCAGCCCGCCGACGGTGGCGAGGCTGCGGGGGCGGCAGCACAGCAGGACCCGGTTGAAGCCGCCGGCGCGTCCCCTGCGGCCGCGGCAGCAGCTCCGGAGGCCGGCGCGGCCGAAGCGGCGGCCCCGGAGCGGCCTGAGCGGCCGGGCGCCATCCGCCGGACCGGCGGGCGCATGGCCGGCGAACCGGAGGCGACCCAGGCGGCCGCGCAGGAGCCGGAGGCCGCCGATGCCGAGGGCGAGGCTGCGGCCGAGCCACAGCGGACCCGCATCTTCCGGCGTGAGGGACAGAGCGACCGCGAACGGCCGGCAGTGCCGGAGGTCATCGTCCGGCGCGAGCCGACGCCCCCGCCGCAGCCGCAGGGACAATCGCGGGCAGAGCGCGAGGCTGCACGGCGGGAGCGGCGCTGGCGGGACCGGGAGAACCGGAATGACCGCGGCTGGCGGGACCGGGAGTTCCGCGAGCGGGAGTTCGCCCGGGAGCGGCTGGAGCGCGAACTGGAGCGCGAGATCGCGCGGGAGGAGCGGGCCCAGGCCGGGGCTCCGCCGCTGAATATCGCTGAGCTGGAGCAGAAGAGCCGCGAGGAGCTGATCGCCATCGCCCAGGAAATGGGCCTCGAGGATGTGTACGCGCTGCGGAAGAGCGACCTGATCTTCCGGCTGCTGCAGGCGCAGGCGGAGGCCCGGGGGAACGTGTTCAGCGGCGGCTTCCTGGAAGTGAGCGACGACGGGAACTACGGGTTCCTGCGCGGGCCTTCGATGCTGCCGGGGCCGAACGACATCTATGTGTCGCAGTCGCAGCTGCGGCGGTTTGCGCTGCGGCCGGGCGACTACGTGACCGGGCAGGTTCGGCACCCGAAGGACAACGAGAAGTTCTACGGGCTGCTGAAGGTGGAAGCCGTGAACGGGATGGACCCGGAGACGGCGAAGCGGCGGCCGCACTTCGAGAACCTGACGGCGATCTTCCCGTACCAGCAGCTGAAGCTGGAGACGACGCCGGACAACCTGACGCACCGGATCATCGACCTGATTGCGCCGATCGGGCGCGGGCAGCGCGGGCTGATCGTTTCGCCGCCGAAGGCCGGCAAGACGATGCTGCTGAAGAACATCGCGAACGGCATCTCCACGAACTACCCGGACGTGCACCTGATGGTGCTGCTCATCGGCGAGCGGCCCGAAGAGGTGACGGACATGCAGCGGAGCGTCCGGGGCGAGGTGGTGAGCTCGACGTTCGACGAGCCGGTGGAGGACCACACCCGGGTGGCCGAGATGGCGCTGGAGCGGGCGAAGCGGCTGGTGGAAGGCGGGAAGGACGTGGTGATCCTGCTGGATTCGATCACGCGGCTGACGCGGGCGTACAACCTTGCGCTGCCGCCGAGCGGCCGGACGCTCTCCGGCGGCGTGGACCCGATCGCGCTCTACCCGCCGAAGCGGCTGTTCGGCGCGGCGCGGAAGTGCGAGGAGGGCGGTTCGCTGACGATCCTGGCGACCTGCCTGGTGGACACCGGCTCGCGGATGGATGAGGTGGTGTTCGAGGAGTTCAAGGGCACAGGCAACATGGAGCTGCGGCTCGACCGGCGGCTGGCGGAGCGGCGGTACTACCCGGCGATCGACATCCAGGCGTCGGGGACGCGGCGGGAAGAGCTGCTGCTCGACGAGAAAACGCTCAAGGGCGTCTGGCTTGTGCGGCGGATGACCGCTATGATTTCGCAGAACTCGCCGAACCAGCTCGAGGCGACCGAGAGGCTGCTCGAGCGGCTTGCGAGGACGAACAACAACGAGGAGTTTCTCGCCAGCCTGAAGTCGGACCTCTAGGGGGTTCCCCTACGGGTCCTGCCCCCCGGCATTCAGAGGCCGCCGGGATAGCCAGGAAAGGAGGAGAGGAGCAGGCTACGGCTGTGCTCAGCCCGCGTCAGCGGTTCGCTTCCGCGACGCGCCAGCACATTTGCTTATGGGAATCGAAGGAACCCGCGCGCGTTCTCACGCGCATGCACGGCGCCACGGGCGACTTACGGTCCACGTCCTGATCGTGGCGCTGGCACTCGTCGCCGTTGTTTCGGCCACGCGATTCCCGGCCCGCTCCTCGGCATCGGCACAGGCACCGGTTCCCCAGTTCGCATTCTCGGGCGTCGCAGGTGCGGCGCAGCGCCCGGGCCAGGCCGTTTTCCGGCCGGCAGCAACAACGCAGACCCTCGGCTCGGTGGTGGCGGTGGCGTCCCGCACGGAGGCGCTCGACGCGAGGGCGGTGGGCGGCGTTTCGCCGGTGCACTCGCTTTCGGCAGGGGTGACGGCAGCGGCGGCGACCTCGGGCGAGGTGGGCGCCGGCATCAAGCCGCTGGCGGACATCATCGACCCGCGGAGCCCGATTGTGGAGTACGAGACGCAGGCGGGCGACACGGTGTCGGGCGTGGCGGCGAAGTTCGGGATTTCGATGCAGACGCTGCTGGACAACAACCCGACGGTGCGGAACCCGAACCTGCTGCCGAAGGGGCTGATTCTCATCATCCCGCGGAAGGACGGCATCCTGCACAAGGTGGCGTACGGAGAGACGGTCGACTCGATCGTGAAGCAGTACGACAACATCACAGCGGCGCAGGTGATCGAGTACAAGCCGAACAACATTACGGACCCGAACAACCTGGAGGCGGGCAAGATGCTGCTCCTGGTGGGGGCGAAGATTAAGCCACCGCCACCGCCTCCTCCGCCGCCGCAGCGGCCCTCGCAGCCGGGGGTGCCGTCGGGCCCGTCGGCGGGCGGTGCGCCTGCGCCGAGCTCGGGCGGCATCTTCAAGAACTTCCCGCTGGCGGCATGGCGCGGTATCAGCGACCCGTTCGGCACGCCGCGGGGCGGTTCGTCGTACCACACGGGCATCGACCTCGACCTGTACGGCTTCGGTCCCTCGCCCCTGTTCGCGGTCTGCGACGGCGTGGTGAGCCGGACAGAGTACCTGACCTACAGCTACGGCTACTACGTGGTGATCGACTGCGGCGGCGGGTGGACGACGCTCTACGCGCACATGAGCCAGATCGACGTGGTGCCGGGCCAGGCGGTAAGCGCAGGGCAGACGATCGGCCTGACGGGGCTGACGGGCTTCACGACGGGCCACCACCTGCACTTCGAAATCCGGTACAACGGCGGCTTCGTCGACCCGGCGCTCTACCTGAACTTCTAGCCTCTTCCACGGGGTGCTGCGGCAGGCGGCAAGAGCGCTGACCTGAACGGCGGGGCGCGGTGCGCTACGCTGGTGGCATGCCGGCGTACCAGCCCGAGGACCTCGACCCGGTCGAGCGCGCGCTGCTGGGCGTGCTCTCAGTGGGGCTGCCGCCATCCAAAGCGGCAGGGAGCGATACGTTCAGGGTCGACCATGTGACGGCGGTGGTGGTGAGCCTGGCGGAGACCGGCGAACGGGGCGCGCACCTTGCCGAGGACGGCATCCGGGTGACGGCGGCGTTCCGGGCGCGGCTGCGGGCAGCGGTGGAATCGCTGGTGGAGAAAGGGCTGGTCATCCAGCAGGCAGCGGGCATGCCCGCCGCGGCCGGGGGCTACGAAACGGGGCTGCAGATTGACCTGGTGGACCCGGACGAGCACCCGGTACTGCTGGACCGCTATCTTTCGCAGCTGTGCATGGAGCAGCTGTTCAACATCCCGGCGGTGTACCCGTACCTGATGGAGCGGTACTCCTCGAGCGGCGAGGTGTGGCGGCGGCTGCGCGAAGGCGGCTACGCGCGGGACTGACCGGGCGGTTCGCCGGCGGGCGGGGCGAGCAGGTCGATGACGGCGCTGCGGGCGCGGGGGAGGAAGGTGACGGTAACGCGGTCCCCGGGGAGGAGGATGAGCTCACCGCGAGGGACGAACGCCTGGCCGCCGCGCTCGACAGCCGCGACGCGTGCGCCCGGGGGAAAGGGGACGTCGGCGAGCCGGCGGTGCGCAAGGGGTGATGCGGGCGTGAGCGTGACATCGAGGGCGTCGATGTTCTCGGAGAGGGGATTGAGCGGCCGGAGCTGCTGGGAGGCGGCGCGGCGGTAGGCCCTGAGGAGGGCCCGTGCGTCGACCTGGCCGATGATGGGTGCGCCTTCGACGGCGGTATCGACGACGGGAAGCCAGCGGCGCTCGTGCTCGGCGAGGGCGTCGAGGGCGCGGTCGAGCGGCCATTCGGCCTGGACGACGGCCGGGAGCGGGACGGCGATCCTGGCCACGGTGCCGTCGGGGCTTCCCTCGAGGCGGCCGGCGAGCACCTCGGCGGGCGCGCCACCATCGAGGATGGTGACCGCGTAACGGGCGCCGGCTTCCCGGAGACGGGCGAGGGCGTCGGCGGCGGGGAGGCTCGGGTCGAGGGTGATGAGCGGAATGGCAGCCTGTCGCGCGGGCAGGGCTGAGAGTAGCGGGAAGGCGAACCGATGGCGGTGAGCTGGGGAGTCGGCGCGCGTGGGAGGCTGCTGGCGGTAGATGGTTTCGTCGCCGACGACGAGGGTCGCGATGGCGACGGCGGCCATGGCGGGGGCCAGGAGGGAGAGGTTGCCGGTCATCTCGGCGACCATCAGGAGCATGGAGAGCGGGACGTGGGCGATGGCGCCGAAGAGGGCGGTCATGCCGATGATGACGACGGGACCGGGCTCTTGCGGGAAGCCGGGGAGGGTGTGGCCGAGCCGCCAGTAGGCGGCGCCGAGGAGGCCGCCAATCACCATGCCGGGGCCGAAGATGCCGCCGGAGCCGCCGGAGCCGACGGTGAGCGAGGTGGTGAGGATGCGGAGGAAGGGGAGCGCGAGGAGAAGCCAGGGCGAAAAGGCGAGGGCGCCCGCCGGGGTGAAGGCCTGCTGGACCCAGCCGTAGCCGACGTGGATCGCCTCGGGGAAGGCGATGCCGATGGCGCCGACGGCCGCCCCGCCAAGGGCAGGCTTCGCCCAGGTAGGCAGCGGCAGGCGGTGGAAGGCGGCCTCGGTGCCGTAGAAGACGCGGGCGAAGAGGAGCCCGGCGAGCCCGGCGAGCAGGCCGAGGAGGGCGTAGTAGGGGAGTTCGCCGGGGTGAGAGAAGGCGAAACCGCCGGCGTTGCCGAAGATGGGGGTGAAGTCGGTATAGGCGCCGAAGAGGGCGTAGGCGGTGATGGAGCTGATGAGGGCGAGGAGGATGACGTCGGCTTCGAGGTCGTGCTTGTAGAGGACCTCGGCGGCCATCATGGCGCCGCCCAGCGGCGCGCGGAAGATGGCGCCGATGCCGGCGCCGATACCGGCTGCGAGGGCGCGCCGCCGTTCCGCTGGCTCGAGGCCGAGGCGGTCGGCGATGAGCGAGCCGAGGCCGCCGCCGACCTGGGCATTGGGGCCCTCGGGCCCGGCAGCACCGCCGCTGCCGATGGTGATCGCAGAGGCGAGCAGCTTGACCGGGATGACCGGCCAGCGGACACGTCCGCTGTTCCAGTGAAAGGTGCGGATACCGTTGTCGGTGCCGTGCCCCGCGGCCTCGGGGGCGAGGAAGGTGGTGAGAAGGCCGCTGGCGAGGCCGCCGAAGGCGATGACGAGGGGGAGGGCCCAGGCGCGGTCGGGGCCGCTGCCGGCGCTGCCGCCATCTCCCAGGGGCATGGGGGGGTGGTACCCAGCAAGGCCGCCGAGGAGGAGCCGGTCGAAGAGTCCGATCAGCTCGTGGAAGGCGATCGACCCAGCGCCGGCCGCGAGGCCGATGAGGACTCCGAGCCAGACGGCGCGGGAGATGCGCCGTGATTGGGTGAGACGGCGCCTCCCCGCGAGGGAGGATCTCCTGGCGGCGACCACATCAGGATTCTACGCGGGGCAGCTGTGCGCGGGCACGGGCAGCCGGGGCCGGCCCGGCGGCCGGCCCCCTGGCGGCGGCTAGACGATCTCGAGCTCGCGGAGCTTCTCTTCGGTGACGACGCCGTCCTTCCAGCCGCGGACGCGGTAGTACTCGTCGAGCATCCGGTCGAGCTCGCAGACCTGGCCCTGGGAGCCTTTGGAGTTGGAGGGCTCTTCGAGGAACCGCCTGGGGAGGGTATCGGAGCCTTCGCGGAAGCCGGCGAGGTTGTTGTAGTACCGCTCGAGGTTGTAGATCCGTTCGCCGGCCTTGAGGACGTCGTCGGGGCCGAAGCTGTCGATGCCGACCATGACGCGGTACTGTTCGGCGTACTCTTCGGGGCCTTCGGCGAAGGCGGAGAACTTGCAGAGGTCGAGGGAATCGGAGAAGGCGTGGATGTCCTGGAGGAGCTTGAGGAGCTCGCCCTTGCCCTGCCAGGCGAGGGGGTCGGTCTTGAGGCCGATGACGCCGAGCTCGGAGGCGGGGCTGTAGCCGCGGAGGTGGCAGGCGCCGCGGTTGGAGGTGGCGTAGCCGAGGCCCATGCCTTTGAGGCCGCGGGGGTCGTAGGCGGGGGTGGCCTGGCCTTTGACGGTCATGGCGATTTCGAGGTGGCCGATGGAGCGGGCGAACGGCTCGATGCCGTCGGCGAGGCGGTTGCCGATGCCCTCACGGAAGGCGACCTTGCGCATGACCTCGATCATGCCGTCGCGGTCGCCCCAGGCGAGCCCTTCGCCGGCGGGGATGTACTCGCGCTGGGTGGCTTCCATGAGGCAGGAGAGGACCTGGCCGATCTCGATGGCGTCGTAGCCCCAGTCGTTGGCGCGGTCGATCATGAAGGCGACGGAGGCGACGTCGTCGTTGCCGCAGTTGGCGCCGAGCGACCAGGCGGGCTCATATTCGACGGACTCCATCTTGACCCTGTAGGGGCCTTCTTTGATTTCGACCTCCTTCTTGCAGGCGACGGGGCAGGCGTGGCAGGTGGGGTCGTCGATGAGGTAGTGCTCTTTGACGTACTCGCCGGAGAGCTTTTCGGCGCCGTCGAAGTGGGTCTCCTGGCTGTTGCGGGCGCCGAGTGCGCCGATGGTGTTGGTGACGTTCATGAGGACGTTGGTGCCATAGACGGAGAGGCCGCCCTTGCGGGGGGAGGTGATGTTCGCCTCGTCCATGATTTTCTTGAGGGCGTTGCTATGGGCGGTGCGCCAGGCGTCGCGGTCGGCGGCGCGGGGGTAGTTGCGGGCGGCCTTGATGACGACGGCCTTGAGCTTCTTGGCGCCGCCGACGCAGCCGGTGCCGCCGCGGCCGGAGGCGCGGTCGTTTTCGTTGATCCAGCTGGCGAAGCGGACGGTGTTTTCGCCGGCCTGGCCGATGGCGATGACGCTCAGGTCGTCGGTGCCGTGGCGCTCGCGGAGGATGTCGCGGGTTTCGTGGACGCCCTTGCCCCAGAGGTCGGAGGCATCACGGAGTTCGACCTGGCCATCGTGGACGTAGGCGTAGACGGGCTTTGGGGAGATGCCTTTGAAGACGAGGCCGTCGAAGCCGGCCCAGCGGAGGCGGGCGGCGCTCCAGCCTCCCTGGTGGCTGTCGGTGACGGTGCCGGTGAGCGGGCTCTTGGTAACGATGGCGAGGCGGCCGCTCATCGAGGCTTCGGTGCCGGTGAGGGGCCCGTTCATAAAGCAGAGGACGTTGTCGGGGCCGAGCGGGTCGACGCGGGGGCCGGCTTCGAAGACGTAGCGGACGCCGACGCCGCGGGCGCCGATGTATTTGCGGGCCCATTCTTCGGGGATGGGCGCATAGCTGACGGTGCCGCTGGTGAGGTCGACGGTGCCGACGCGGCCGGCGTAGCCTCCGAGTGCCATGATATCGATGCCTCCTATTGCTGCGGTTGGCAGCGGCAAGTATATCGCGCAGCGGCAAGGGGAGCGGGGGAGGCGGGGGCGGGGCTTTCCCTGGCCGTGACGTGCGGCGCGCGGCGGGGGAGTGGCGGCGGAGCCGGCCCCAGGGCGAAACTGGGGAGATGCGGCTCTCCAGGTTTTTCGGGCGCAGGGATTACGGCTGGGTGCGGCCGGAACCGCCGCGGGAGGTGACGCTGCGGGCGGTGGCATTCGTGCGCAGCCCGGTGGCGAAGCCGCGGCCGCACGGCTGGGCGACGGTCGAGAGCAGCATCGTGTTCGAGCCGGAGCACGCGGCGCGGCTGGAGGGGATCGAGCGGTTCGGCCACGTGATCGTGGTGTTCTACCTCGACGTGGCGGAGGGGGCGCCGGAGAAGCCTGAGCAGCTGGAGCTGGCAGGGGGGCGCATGGCTGGGATCTTCGCGACGAGAAGCCAGCTGCGGCCGAACCACCTGGGTGTCTCGGTGGCGGAGCTGCTGGGCCGGGAGGGGCTGGAGCTGCGGGTGCGGGGGCTGGATGCGATCGATCGGACGCCCGTGCTGGACGTGAAGCCGTACCTGGCCGAGTACGACCGGAGGTAGCGGCCGGCCGCAGTCGGTTGCCCCGGGAGCGGGCAGCCCCTAGAGTCGGGGCATGCCGCTCTTCGGGGAGCCGGGGCAGCGCATCGCGTATGAGCGGTATCCGCACGCAGGCGGCGGGCCGCCCCTGTACCTCATCCACGGTTTCACGGCGAGCGCTGCATCGTTCGCGGCGAATATTGCCCCGCTGCGGGAGCACTTCACGGTGGTGACCGTGGAGCTGCTGGGACACGGCGGCTCGGATGCGCCGGACGACCCCGCCCTCTACGGGCCCGGCCCGGCGGTGGAGCGAATCCTGGGGCTGATGGATGCGCTTGGCGACGAGCGGGGGCTGCTTTGCGGACATTCGCTCGGCGGCGCGGTGGCGGTGCAGTGCGCGCTGGCGGCGCCGGAGCGGTTCGCGGGGCTCGTGATCATCAACTCGGCGTCGGCGGCCGGGACGCCGGCATGGGCCGAGGCGGCGCGGGCGGGGATGGCCGAGCTGGCGGCACGGGTCCGGGCTGAAGGCACCGGCTTCCTGAAGCGGACACGGCTCTACCCTGCGCACAGCCGCCGGCTGGACGAGCGGTCGCGCGAGCTGCTGACGCGGGACTTCGACCGGCTGACGCCGGCGGGGCTGGCCGGGACGGCGGAAGGGCTGATTCCGTTCGTTAATGCGTTCGAGCGGCTGCCGGAGCTGCAGGTGCCGGTGCTGGTCGTGGCCGGGCAGCGGGACCGGGACTTTATGGAGGTGCTGCCGGGATTCCTGGCGCAGCTGCCGCACGGGCTGGCGCGGGTCGTGGAGCTGCCGGAAGCGGGGCACGCCGCCAACCTCGAGCAGCCACGCGAGTTCGAGGCGGCGGTTATCGACTTCGCACGGGAGATCGGCTACCTGCCGGCGGCGGACGGCACGGCGCCGCGGCATGCGGCGGGGTCGAGCACGCTGAATGTGCTGGGCGGGCTGCTGGTGGCGGCGGGGCTGGGGATGCTCGCGGCGGCGCTGGTGGTGGCACAGCTCGGGAAGGACGGCGGGCGGAGCTTCGTGGCGGCCGAGCCGGAGGCGACGCCGACGGCGGGGTTCACGCCGGTGACGGCGGTAGCGGGGACGCGGACGGCGATTCCGCTGCCGGCGGGCGGGGTTGCGACGCTGACGCCAGCTGCGACCGTTTCGGGTTCGACACCGGCGGCAGGGGCAGCGGTGCCGCCTTCGCCCACGCCGACGGCCACACCGCGGGCGGCAGGCGCGGCTGCCACGCCCACACCGACCGCGACGCTGGCCCCTTCGCCGACGCCGACGGCGACGGCCACGCCGGCGGGTCCGTACGCGGCGATTGCGGGGCCGCTCCGGGTTGGGGTGGGCGAATCGGCAACGTACTTCGATGCCTCGCGGCCGGTGCCGCTGCGGGTGACGTGGGTGACGCCCTCCGGGACGGTGCGGGACGTGCACGGGGTGACGGTGACGTTCCCGTCGGAGGGGTGTTTCGCGGTGACGATGGAGGCGGTGTTCCCCGACGGGGTGACGCGGACGGCGGTGGTGAACGTGGCGGTGGGCGGCGCGACCTGCGGCGGCTGACGGGTGCGGCGGCCGGATGTGAACGGCCCGTAAACGACCGGGCAGCGCGGATCGCGTAGATTGTGGGCATGCACGATACGACGATTCCCGGCGACCTCGAAGGCGTTCACAATTTCCGGCCGGTGGGACCGTACCGCGTGGCAGGCGGGCGGACGATGCGGCCGGGGCGGCTCTTTCGCTCGGGCGCGCTCGAACCGATGACGCCGCGGGACCGGGAGGTCCTGGAGCGGGTCATCGGGGTGCGGACGATCCTGGACCTGCGCCACCCGGATGAGCTGGCGATGGCGAACGGCCCGCACCCGCTGAGCGACCGGGTGGTCTGGCTTTCGATCTTCCGGGAGGAGTGGCGGCAGGAGGACCTTATCGCCGAACTGAACGGGCTGTACGGGCTGGGGCCATCGCCGCGCCGGTACCTGCACTACCTGGAGATCGGCGGCGACCGGCTGGCGCGGGCGTTCGAGCTGTTCGCGGAGGAGCCGCGCTACCCGTTCCTGGTGCACTGCACGGCGGGCAAGGACCGGACCGGGGTGCTGATCGGGATGATCATGGACGTGCTGGGGGCCGACCCGGCCGATATTGCGTACGAGTACGGGCTGAGCGATGCGAGCATCGACCGGCTGCTGGCGTACCTGCGTGCGAGCGGCCGGCAGCTCGAGGGGACGGAGGAGGAGATCCGGGCGCGGCTTTCGACGCCGCCGGAGCGGATGGCGGGGTTCATCGAGCTGCTGCATAAGGAGCACGGCGGCGCGGAGGCGTTCTTCCGGAAGCAGGGTGTGAGCGAGGCGACGATCGACCGGGTGCGGGAGCTGCTGACCGTCTGAGGCCGTGGGCGTCAGTCTTCGGCGCCGGCCAGGCGGGGCGCCTGGTTCGGGGCGAGGCCGAACTTTTCGCGCGGCCACCAGGTGAGAAAGGCCTTTCCAACAATGTCGTCGATGGGGATGGGGCCAAGGACGCGGCTGTCCTGGGAATGGTTGCGGTTGTCGCCCATGACGAAGTAGCTGTCCGGGGGTACGACAACGGGCGCCATGTCGCCGAGCGGCACGTCGCCATCGGCGAGGTACGGCTCGATCAGGCGGCGGCCGTTGATGTAGACCACGCCGCCGCGCATTTCGACGGTTTCGCCGGGGAGGCCGATGACGCGCTTGACGAGGTCGCGATGGACGCCGGAGGGGTGGTGGAAGACGACGATGTCGCCGCGTTCGGGGGCGTGGAAGAGGTAGCGGCGGGCCGGCGGGCCGGGGTCCCAGCCGGGGACGTAGCGGGCGAGGGCCTCGACGTCGACGCGGGTGTAGACGAGGGAGTTAACGAGGAGGAACTCGCCGTCTTCGAGGGTGGGATACATGGAGGTGCCGTCGACGCGGTAGTGCTGGACGCTGGCGCGGACGGCCAGGAAGACGAGGACGGCGAGGAGGATGGTCTCGACGATTTCGCGGACGAGGGGCAGGGCGCGGCTGCCGGCGGCGGGCGAGACCGCGGGGGCGGGTTCGAGCGCGGGCGCCGGAGACGCGTGTGCGCCGTGCGGAGCATCGGCCGGGCCGGGAGGGAGGAAGGGTCCGGGAAGGGCGGAGGGGTCGCGGCCGCGGGGGCCGTGCTGGGGCGCCCAGCGGCGGGGGTCGCGGTAGAGCCAGTCGAAGGTGGGGGGCGGCAGGCCGCCGGGGTCGGCGTCGCGCGGCGCAGCGGAGGGGAGCCAGTTGCCGGAGGGGTCGGCGGCGGGTTCATCGTCGCCGGCGACGCGGAGCGAAGGCCAGCTGAGGCGCCGCTGGGGCTGCGGGGCGTCGCCCATGGTCACATTACGCCACATCGGACCACACCCGGCCACCCCGGCTGTCAACGGGATGTGACCGACCCTTTCACCAGATGGTTCGGCACCGCGACCGCCGGGGCGCAGATCGCCCGGGCCGGAATGTTCGCCGGGGAGCGGGTTCAGCGGCCTTCGAGCCAGGCATTGAAGCGGGGGGTGCGGCGCTCGCGGAAGGCGGCGACACCCTCCCGGGCGTCGGGGTGGTGGTCGCTGATGGCGGTTCGGGCGGCGATATCTTCGAGGGCCTGGGCCCAGGTGCTTTCGGCGGCGAGGTAGAGGGAGCGCTTGAGGAGGCGCATGGCGACCTGCGGGCCTTCGGCGAGTTCGCGGGCAAGGGCCATGGCGCGGTCCATGAGTTCGGCGGGCTCGCAGAGTTCGTGGACGAGGCCGAGTTCGAGGGCTTCG
It encodes:
- a CDS encoding alpha/beta fold hydrolase, yielding MPYVPTRDIITYYEEAGSGEPLVLIRGLGSDLQAWAPQVPLLAKHFRVITYDNRGAGRTGAPDRPYSIAGMADDLAALLDELKVEKAHVLGYSMGGMIAQEFALRHPGRLEKLILLATTAKPDGYVRAVVQSFITVRRTNISREGFVRTLAPYLYTAELFDDEERYERAILVSVQNPYAQQDHAFIRQAQAILAHDTSGRLGSIKAPTLVVTNRDDILIPPRHGEALAKGIPGAQHRSLDGAHAGVTEYPVEHCTAFAEFLGAAVTA
- the rho gene encoding transcription termination factor Rho — protein: MGLEDVYALRKSDLIFRLLQAQAEARGNVFSGGFLEVSDDGNYGFLRGPSMLPGPNDIYVSQSQLRRFALRPGDYVTGQVRHPKDNEKFYGLLKVEAVNGMDPETAKRRPHFENLTAIFPYQQLKLETTPDNLTHRIIDLIAPIGRGQRGLIVSPPKAGKTMLLKNIANGISTNYPDVHLMVLLIGERPEEVTDMQRSVRGEVVSSTFDEPVEDHTRVAEMALERAKRLVEGGKDVVILLDSITRLTRAYNLALPPSGRTLSGGVDPIALYPPKRLFGAARKCEEGGSLTILATCLVDTGSRMDEVVFEEFKGTGNMELRLDRRLAERRYYPAIDIQASGTRREELLLDEKTLKGVWLVRRMTAMISQNSPNQLEATERLLERLARTNNNEEFLASLKSDL
- a CDS encoding peptidoglycan DD-metalloendopeptidase family protein, producing the protein MALALVAVVSATRFPARSSASAQAPVPQFAFSGVAGAAQRPGQAVFRPAATTQTLGSVVAVASRTEALDARAVGGVSPVHSLSAGVTAAAATSGEVGAGIKPLADIIDPRSPIVEYETQAGDTVSGVAAKFGISMQTLLDNNPTVRNPNLLPKGLILIIPRKDGILHKVAYGETVDSIVKQYDNITAAQVIEYKPNNITDPNNLEAGKMLLLVGAKIKPPPPPPPPPQRPSQPGVPSGPSAGGAPAPSSGGIFKNFPLAAWRGISDPFGTPRGGSSYHTGIDLDLYGFGPSPLFAVCDGVVSRTEYLTYSYGYYVVIDCGGGWTTLYAHMSQIDVVPGQAVSAGQTIGLTGLTGFTTGHHLHFEIRYNGGFVDPALYLNF
- a CDS encoding chloride channel protein, translated to MVAARRSSLAGRRRLTQSRRISRAVWLGVLIGLAAGAGSIAFHELIGLFDRLLLGGLAGYHPPMPLGDGGSAGSGPDRAWALPLVIAFGGLASGLLTTFLAPEAAGHGTDNGIRTFHWNSGRVRWPVIPVKLLASAITIGSGGAAGPEGPNAQVGGGLGSLIADRLGLEPAERRRALAAGIGAGIGAIFRAPLGGAMMAAEVLYKHDLEADVILLALISSITAYALFGAYTDFTPIFGNAGGFAFSHPGELPYYALLGLLAGLAGLLFARVFYGTEAAFHRLPLPTWAKPALGGAAVGAIGIAFPEAIHVGYGWVQQAFTPAGALAFSPWLLLALPFLRILTTSLTVGSGGSGGIFGPGMVIGGLLGAAYWRLGHTLPGFPQEPGPVVIIGMTALFGAIAHVPLSMLLMVAEMTGNLSLLAPAMAAVAIATLVVGDETIYRQQPPTRADSPAHRHRFAFPLLSALPARQAAIPLITLDPSLPAADALARLREAGARYAVTILDGGAPAEVLAGRLEGSPDGTVARIAVPLPAVVQAEWPLDRALDALAEHERRWLPVVDTAVEGAPIIGQVDARALLRAYRRAASQQLRPLNPLSENIDALDVTLTPASPLAHRRLADVPFPPGARVAAVERGGQAFVPRGELILLPGDRVTVTFLPRARSAVIDLLAPPAGEPPGQSRA